A window of the Diabrotica undecimpunctata isolate CICGRU chromosome 1, icDiaUnde3, whole genome shotgun sequence genome harbors these coding sequences:
- the LOC140433167 gene encoding uncharacterized protein, protein MSRMENNSEVPKNNVLVDSNGNFIVCIPLRLLSGFFEDFRKIIMNMKQELILLRSNDDIDAVVSEDETERPKIDITKLYWEVPHVTPSIREQLRLNKISHTNQDLPIKFRSWQMIEYPALNNSTRHTWSVRTSTKIETPRHIVVAFQNNRKSKLTKDMSKFDDCTLKNIKVLTNSERYPYNDLQLDFKTNRFAKLYEMFANFQESYYHMTLNQPIFNPIDFKTIAPHIVHIDCSRQKEVIQSGCVVLRIEFETDEPTTSDISAYCLILHEKEFTYNPLTKIVKQL, encoded by the coding sequence ATGAGTAGAATGGAAAATAATAGTGAAGTCCCTAAAAACAATGTTTTGGTGGATTCAAATGGAAACTTTATTGTGTGTATACCTTTGAGATTATTATCCGGATTCTttgaagattttagaaaaattattatgaacatGAAACAAGAATTGATACTTCTTCGATCAAATGATGATATTGATGCAGTAGTAAGCGAAGATGAGACTGAGCGTCCGAAAATTGACATTACTAAATTATATTGGGAAGTACCACATGTAACTCCTAGTATTCGAGAACAGTTGCGACTAAACAAAATTTCACATACAAACCAAGATCTACCTATTAAATTTCGAAGTTGGCAAATGATTGAATATCCAGCCCTAAATAACTCTACACGTCACACATGGTCAGTGCGGACTAGTACCAAAATAGAGACTCCACGACACATTGTTGTTGCTTTTCAAAATAACAGAAAATCAAAATTAACAAAAGATATGAGTAAATTTGATGATTGcactttaaagaatattaaagtGTTAACAAATTCTGAAAGGTATCCCTATAATGATCTTCAACTAGATTTTAAGACTAATAGATTTGCCAAACTATatgaaatgtttgccaatttccaGGAGAGTTATTATCACATGACCTTAAACCAACCCATATTTAATCCAATTGATTTTAAAACAATTGCTCCACACATTGTACACATTGACTGCTCTCGTCAAAAAGAAGTAATTCAATCCGGATGTGTTGTGCTTCGTATAGAATTTGAGACAGATGAACCAACAACCTCTGATATCTCAGCCTATTGTCTAATACTTCACGAGAAAGAATTCACATATAACCCTCTaacaaaaattgtgaaacaattgtaa